GAAAGGGAAAACGACGCTTTTCCCTTTCCGTGGAGCGAAAAGTCCCGGATTGGACTTTTTGCGACTCTATCAAGTTTCAGGTTCAAAAACTTCAAACATCAAACCCCAAACTTCAAACGGCTATCATCAATTTCGGTTTGTTCCATCGGACCATACACTACACTTCCCAACCAGAAGGAAAAAAGACCTACCACTATACCGGCTACCACATCGCTAACATAGTGATAACGGTTGTATACGGTGGATATGCACAACATGGTGACGAAAGGGGTCATCCAGGCAGCCATTTTCTTACGGTAAACCCAGGCCAGAAGGAGAACCACCATAGCGACTGCCACGTGGGAACTGGGCATACAGCCGCCGTTGATGTCGCCCACCTCCATAATGTAATCCTGAAGGGCGGTGACAACATAACCCTCAAGGGGCCCTTTGTAAAGGTCAGACAGCACATAACGGGGACCGATAACCGGGAACAAAAAGAACCCGAGGTAGGATATGAAGAAGGCAGTAACAATGGAGAAGACAGTCCTTCTGAAGGCCATCAATTCTCCCCTGAAGTAGAGAGAGAGGCCCAGTACAGGGCCAAGCCAGTAATAGGAATGGTACGAAATTTTCATGATCTCGGTCAGGGGAGGACTGGCAAATCGCTCCAGCCACACGGAAGGGTGTATGCCCAGAAAAGCTTTCTCGAAACCGGTGATGAAGTGGTCCAGGTACATCCCGTGAATACCGAGGATATAACCATCGATCTGCTCGTAGAAATATCCCAGTACGATGGGGATATACCAGTATCTAAGGAACCTGATCACCGGGTGACTGTGCCCGGTGGAAAAGCGGAGCCATGGTACGATGAGCCCCGCGGCAAAGGAGTGGATCACGACGTAGGTCCACCATTTTTCCACGCCCTGATGAAACAGGGTGACGAGGACCGCCACGGTCACCAGGTAGATGACAAAGGCTGTGTCTTCAGGACGGAAAATGGCCTCTTTCGTCGACATCGATCCTCCATAATTCCAGGCAAGTTTGGGCAAAATCCTATCTTGATAGCAGATAGCCTTCCCGGGGTCAATTTCTCCTTCGCCCCAGGTTTGCCAGCCTTATGGAGAAAGGGGTGTGTCAAATCTCCTCGAATGGGTGATTTGACACAGGATAAAGGGGTCGTAACAGGTATATAGGGGAAGGCTAAAAACCAGAAACCGCGACTTTAAAGGGGTTTGGAGTAGCACTGATCTTACTCCGCCAAAGGAATAAATATTGCACTACACTTATTGCAGGTGATTCAAACGGGGTTATTAGGTTAAAACACACAATCTTGTTCAACACCCTCTTACAGATGGACCTCCGGGGGAAGCCCCGAGGCGGGAACCTCCTTCTTAAGCCC
This genomic stretch from bacterium harbors:
- a CDS encoding phosphatase PAP2 family protein, translated to MSTKEAIFRPEDTAFVIYLVTVAVLVTLFHQGVEKWWTYVVIHSFAAGLIVPWLRFSTGHSHPVIRFLRYWYIPIVLGYFYEQIDGYILGIHGMYLDHFITGFEKAFLGIHPSVWLERFASPPLTEIMKISYHSYYWLGPVLGLSLYFRGELMAFRRTVFSIVTAFFISYLGFFLFPVIGPRYVLSDLYKGPLEGYVVTALQDYIMEVGDINGGCMPSSHVAVAMVVLLLAWVYRKKMAAWMTPFVTMLCISTVYNRYHYVSDVVAGIVVGLFSFWLGSVVYGPMEQTEIDDSRLKFGV